A genomic window from Cricetulus griseus strain 17A/GY chromosome 4, alternate assembly CriGri-PICRH-1.0, whole genome shotgun sequence includes:
- the LOC100774817 gene encoding keratin-associated protein 13-1, which produces MAYSCCSANFSSRSLRRCLPSSGSSCGSSYPSNLVYTTTSCSPSTCQLGSSLNSGCRETCIEPTSCQRSCVVSSPCQTACYYPRNSTPCSPCHETFAGCLGFGSRSCRSLGYGSRSCYSVGCGPSGFRSLNCGVFGFPSLGYGYRYCYPSSLAHSCQPCYRPVWGSGLYGISC; this is translated from the coding sequence ATGGCCTACAGCTGCTGCTCTGCAAACTTCTCCTCCCGCTCCCTTAGGCGCTGCCTGCCCTCCTCAGGTTCCTCCTGTGGCTCTTCCTACCCCAGCAACCTGGTCTACACCACCACCAGCTGCTCTCCCAGCACCTGCCAGCTGGGCTCCTCTCTCAACAGTGGCTGTCGGGAGACCTGCATTGAGCCCACCAGCTGCCAGAGGTCCTGTGTGGTGTCCAGCCCCTGCCAGACAGCCTGCTACTACCCCAGGAACTCCACACCTTGCAGTCCCTGCCATGAGACTTTTGCTGGGTGTCTGGGTTTTGGATCCCGCAGCTGCCGATCCCTGGGCTATGGATCCAGAAGCTGCTACTCAGTTGGGTGTGGACCCAGTGGCTTCAGATCTCTGAATTGTGGAGTCTTTGGCTTTCCTTCCTTGGGTTATGGGTATAGATACTGCTACCCAAGTTCCTTGGCTCATTCCTGCCAACCATGTTACAGGCCAGTCTGGGGATCAGGTCTTTATGGAATCAGCTGCTAA
- the LOC113835386 gene encoding keratin-associated protein 13-1-like: MAYSCCSAISSSCSQRSCLPSSGSSCGSFYPSNLVYTTRSCYPSTCQLGSSLSSGCQETCLEPTSCQRSCVVSSPCQTACYYPRSSTPCSPCHGTYAGCLGFGSRSCRSLGYGSRRCYSFGCGPRGFGSLNCGVSGFPSLWYGPRFYYPAYLASTTFQPSCYRSVCGTEF, translated from the coding sequence ATGGCCTACAGCTGCTGCTCTGccatttcctcctcctgctcccaaaGGAGCTGCCTGCCCTCTTCAGGTTCCTCCTGTGGTTCTTTCTACCCCAGCAACCTGGTCTATACCACCAGGAGCTGCTATCCCAGCACCTGCCAGCTGGGCTCCTCTCTCAGCAGTGGCTGTCAGGAGACCTGCCTTGAGCCCACCAGCTGCCAGAGGTCCTGTGTGGTGTCCAGCCCCTGCCAGACAGCCTGCTACTACCCCAGGAGCTCCACACCTTGCAGTCCCTGCCATGGGACTTATGCTGGGTGTCTGGGCTTTGGATCCAGAAGCTGCCGTTCCCTGGGCTATGGATCTAGAAGATGCTACTCATTTGGGTGTGGACCCAGGGGCTTCGGATCTCTGAATTGTGGAGTCTCTGGCTTCCCTTCCCTGTGGTATGGGCCCAGATTCTACTATCCTGCATACTTAGCTTCTACTACATTCCAACCTTCTTGTTATAGGTCAGTCTGTGGCACTGAATTCTAG
- the LOC100762761 gene encoding keratin-associated protein 13-1 translates to MAYSCCSANFSSRSLRRCLPSSGSSCGSPYPSNLVYTTTTCSPTICQLGPSLNSGCQETCIEPISCQRSCVVSSPCQTACYYPRSSTPCSPCQGTYAGCLGFGSRSCRSLGYGSRSCYSVGCGPSGFRSLNCGVSGFPSVWYGPRFYYPAYLASTTFQPSCYRSVCGTAF, encoded by the coding sequence ATGGCCTACAGCTGCTGCTCTGCAAACTTCTCCTCCCGCTCCCTTAGGCGCTGCCTGCCCTCCTCAGGTTCCTCCTGTGGCTCTCCCTACCCCAGCAACCTGGtctacaccaccaccacctgctctCCCACCATCTGCCAGCTGGGCCCCTCTCTCAACAGTGGCTGTCAGGAGACCTGCATTGAACCCATCAGCTGCCAGAGGTCCTGTGTGGTGTCCAGCCCCTGCCAGACAGCCTGCTACTACCCCAGGAGCTCCACACCTTGCAGTCCCTGTCAGGGGACATATGCTGGGTGTCTGGGCTTTGGATCCCGCAGCTGCCGTTCCCTGGGCTATGGATCTAGAAGCTGCTACTCAGTTGGGTGTGGACCCAGTGGTTTCAGATCTCTGAATTGTGGTGTCTCTGGCTTCCCTTCCGTGTGGTATGGGCCCAGGTTCTACTATCCTGCATACTTAGCTTCTACTACATTCCAACCTTCTTGTTATAGATCAGTCTGTGGCACTGCATTCTAG
- the LOC100763055 gene encoding keratin-associated protein 13-1 — protein sequence MAYSCCSANFSSRSPRRCLPSSGSSCGSPYPSNLVYTTTSCSPSTCQLGSSLSSGCQETGLEPTSCQRSCVVSSPCQTACYYPRSFTPCSPCQGTYAGCLGFGSRCCHSLGYGSRSCYSGGCGYKGFTSLIYRSDRFPSLGYGSRVCYPANLPLTTFQPYYYTSSCGSGLLGFSY from the coding sequence ATGGCCTACAGCTGCTGCTCTGCCAACTTCTCCTCCCGCTCACCTAGGCGCTGCCTGCCCTCATCAGGTTCCTCCTGTGGCTCTCCCTACCCCAGCAACCTGGTCTACACCACCACCAGCTGCTCTCCCAGCACCTGCCAGCTGGGCTCCTCTCTCAGCAGTGGCTGTCAGGAGACCGGCCTTGAGCCCACCAGCTGCCAGAGGTCCTGTGTGGTGTCCAGCCCCTGCCAGACAGCCTGCTACTACCCCAGGAGCTTCACACCTTGCAGTCCCTGTCAGGGGACATATGCTGGGTGCCTGGGCTTTGGTTCCCGCTGCTGCCATTCCCTGGGCTATGGATCTAGAAGCTGCTACTCAGGGGGCTGTGGATACAAAGGCTTCACATCTCTTATTTACAGATCTGATCGCTTCCCTTCCCTGGGTTATGGGTCCAGAGTCTGCTACCCAGCAAACCTGCCTTTAACTACATTTCAGCCTTATTACTACACATCTTCCTGTGGATCTGGCCTTTTGGGATTCAGTTATTAA
- the LOC100774525 gene encoding keratin-associated protein 13-1 has protein sequence MAYSCCSANFSSGSLRRCLPSSGSSCGSPYPSNLVYTTTSCYPSTCQLGSSLSSGCQETCIEPTSCQRSCVVSSPCQTACYYPRSFTPCSPCQGTYAGCLGFGSSSCRSLGYGSRSCYSGGYGSSGFRFLNCGVSGFPSLGYGYRYCSPSYLVSRSCQPCYRPICGSGL, from the coding sequence ATGGCCTACAGCTGCTGCTCTGCCAACTTCTCCTCCGGCTCTCTTAGGCGCTGCCTGCCCTCATCAGGTTCCTCCTGTGGCTCTCCCTACCCAAGCAACCTGGTCTACACCACCACCAGCTGCTATCCCAGCACCTGCCAGCTGGGCTCCTCTCTCAGCAGTGGCTGTCAGGAGACCTGCATTGAGCCCACCAGCTGCCAGAGGTCCTGTGTGGTGTCCAGCCCCTGCCAGACAGCCTGCTACTACCCCAGGAGCTTCACACCTTGCAGTCCCTGCCAGGGGACATATGCTGGGTGTTTGGGCTTTGGGTCCAGCAGCTGCCGTTCCCTGGGCTATGGATCTAGAAGCTGCTACTCAGGGGGCTATGGGTCCAGTGGCTTCAGATTTCTGAATTGTGGAGTCTCTGGCTTCCCTTCCCTGGGTTATGGGTATAGATATTGCTCCCCAAGCTATTTGGTGTCTCGTTCCTGCCAACCTTGTTACAGACCAATCTGTGGATCAGGTCTTTAG
- the LOC100762476 gene encoding keratin-associated protein 13-1 — MAYSCCSAISSSCSQRSCLPSSGSSCGSFYPSNLVYTTRSCYPSICQLGSSLNSGCHETCIEPTSCHRSCVVSIPWQKPWYYPRSFTPCRPCQGTYAACLGFESSSCPSLAYGSRSCYSVGCGPSGFRSLNCSVSGFPSVWYGPRFYYPTCLASTTFQPSCYRSVCGTEF, encoded by the coding sequence ATGGCCTACAGCTGCTGCTCTGccatttcctcctcctgctcccaaaGGAGCTGCCTGCCCTCTTCAGGTTCCTCCTGTGGTTCTTTCTACCCAAGCAACCTGGTCTATACCACCAGGAGCTGCTATCCCAGCATCTGCCAGCTGGGCTCCTCTCTCAACAGTGGCTGTCACGAGACCTGCATTGAACCCACCAGCTGCCACAGGTCCTGTGTGGTGTCCATCCCATGGCAGAAACCCTGGTACTACCCCAGGAGCTTCACACCTTGCAGGCCCTGCCAGGGTACATATGCTGCTTGTTTGGGCTTTGAGTCCAGCAGTTGTCCTTCCCTGGCCTATGGATCTAGAAGCTGCTACTCAGTTGGGTGTGGACCCAGTGGCTTCAGATCTCTGAATTGCAGTGTCTCTGGCTTCCCTTCCGTGTGGTATGGGCCCAGGTTCTACTATCCTACATGCTTAGCTTCTACTACATTCCAACCTTCTTGTTATAGGTCAGTCTGTGGCACTGAATTCTAG